A region of the Candidatus Zixiibacteriota bacterium genome:
GAAATCCAGGAAGGAAGGGTAGGATTTGATTGTGAAGGTCGTATCCTCCTGGGGTGCTATCTGAGCGTGTAGATCAATTTTCTGAATCTGATCTACAGAATCTTCTCTATAAGATATACTGGCGTATTTGCTTACCCTGCCAGGGGTAAGTCCCGAAGTATAACTTACTATAAGCTCTGTGCTATCACCGATAGCAAGCTCCGTCTTCTTTAGCGGAGCCTTTGTGCACCCTCAGGCCACAGAGACATTAAGCGCTCTCAGGGTATCGGTGCCCACGTTCTTTAACCAGAAGCTGTGGCTGAGCACGGCATTCTGGGGCGACCGGCCCCAATCCCAGGTGGTTTCAGAAATCTGTAATTTTGCTTTACCTGCTTCCAGCCCAGTCTGTGCTAGAGCCAGAACAAGGATCAGAAATATCGCCGTGAGCAAAAACCTTTCTTTTCTCATCTTCACCTCCTTAAGAAAAGGAAAAACCCTTTTTTATATTTACGAAGATTTCACTCAAAATCATTAACTAATAATCTGCGATTTAAGGGGAGTTTTTATGATTTTTTCATCTTAACGACCAAGCTCACCTGCCGCTATGAAGCGCAGCGGAATAGCGGTCGGGTGCAGCGCTTTGTTAGGTTTTGTTATTATGTTCCAAAGTTATTATTATTTTTC
Encoded here:
- a CDS encoding DUF1573 domain-containing protein, whose amino-acid sequence is MRKERFLLTAIFLILVLALAQTGLEAGKAKLQISETTWDWGRSPQNAVLSHSFWLKNVGTDTLRALNVSVA